TGTTGCGCTCGCACGCCGACCTGGCTGATCGGCGGCAGCCGGACTACCGTGCGATTCCGATTTTGTCCGAGCCCCGCGAAGCGTTGCCGCTTCGCGGGGCTTTTGCTTTCCGGTGAGTCGTCGTGCAATTCGATGCCGGGCGACGCAGGGATATGCGTATCGCCGGCCTGATGGGTGATTTAGGGTTAACCCGTAAATCAGCAAGGATGACTTCCAGAAACCTGCCTTATTCTTAAGCATTCACCTACATAAACTTCGGGTTGTCAGCGATGAACAAGGTGTTCACCGCGAACACAGACAAATCTGGAGGTAGGTCATCATGAAGTCGCTCGTTCAAGCTGTTGTCGTTGCTGCCGCTCTCGTTGCCCCGGTCGTGTCGTTCGCCCAGTCGGGCTCGACGATCACCCGCGCGCAGGTTCGCGCCGAACTGGTCCAGCTGCAGCAGGCAGGTTACAACTCCGCTCGCGGCGAAGATCCGCATTATCCGGAAGCGATCCAGGCTGCCACGGCTCGTGTTGCAGAGCAGCAGCGTGCCGCGCTGGCGCAAGCGCAAGGCGCCGATGCCAGCGGTTATGGCGCACAGGCGCAGGGCGCATCGGCAGCGGGTTCGCGTGCAATGGGCGTGCGTCCGGCCACCGCTGAAGAAATGAAGTCGCTGTATCGCGGCAGCTGAACCGCGTATCGCCCGGTGTGCGTGAATGCCGGGTGCGACGACGCGTCGCGCCTGGCGGCGTAGCACCCGGGCCGGCCGCTGCCCGGCGCGATCGATGCGTGCGCGGGCAAGGCAGGATATCCGTCACCTCCTGTCGCCGGAAGTCCGGTGGCATTCCGCCCGGCCCGCCCGTGGCCGGGCGCTTTTTCGAAAGAAGGGGGTGAGTGCGTTTTGCCGGCAACAAAAAACCCCGCAGACTTGCGTCATGCGGGGTTCGTGCGGCGAGCGCGGAATTTGGTGGAGGCGGCGGGAATCGAACCCGCGTCCAGAAGCGCTCCACGACTAGTTCTACATGTTTAGTTCAGTCATTTGATTTAACCGCAGCGACGCGGACGAACACGCTGCACTACGGCGATTCGCTAGGTTTTCGACCCTGGCGTCGCGACGCCGACAGGGCTTAACTGACGTAAATGACCTC
This region of Burkholderia contaminans genomic DNA includes:
- a CDS encoding DUF4148 domain-containing protein, translated to MKSLVQAVVVAAALVAPVVSFAQSGSTITRAQVRAELVQLQQAGYNSARGEDPHYPEAIQAATARVAEQQRAALAQAQGADASGYGAQAQGASAAGSRAMGVRPATAEEMKSLYRGS